In Vitis vinifera cultivar Pinot Noir 40024 chromosome 11, ASM3070453v1, a genomic segment contains:
- the LOC100246835 gene encoding spermidine hydroxycinnamoyl transferase, with translation MVKLMATYTVRPAKETPGGYRCLSDSDQVRALTHAPTIYFYPPVNVSLESATEILRHSLSEALVIFYPLAGRLHWIGGGRLELDCNALGALLIAVESEAKIDDFGDFRPTQEIRALIPSVDYNKPIHELPLILVQITKFSCGGMSLGLGISHTIADGLSALHFISEWAKIARGEQSNSPPFLDRSVLLAPEHLSAPVFDHPEYSTQPLLIGKQDNMEERKRETAILKLKLSKDQVEKLKDKANKDRSASNNKRPYTRYEAVAGHIWRSACKARQHESQQPTTLSIIVDARNRMEPPLPPRYFGNATFRVTAESMSGELVSKPLGYASGKARQAIEKATHEYLQSSLVYVKCQEDVTQFRNFHTVGCAKGAFYGNPNLEITSWARLPIYGADFGWGQEIYMGPGAIGYDGKVFVFPGQGLEGSFLVALRLQVRHIDAFQKFFYEDI, from the coding sequence atggtgaaATTGATGGCTACTTACACGGTGAGACCAGCCAAGGAGACACCGGGAGGCTACAGGTGTTTATCAGACAGTGATCAAGTTAGAGCTCTCACTCACGCACCCACCATCTACTTTTACCCACCTGTAAATGTGTCCCTTGAATCGGCCACCGAGATTCTGAGGCACTCTCTGAGTGAGGCGTTGGTGATTTTCTATCCACTAGCGGGACGCTTGCACTGGATTGGTGGAGGCCGCCTTGAGCTCGACTGCAATGCCTTGGGGGCTCTACTCATTGCAGTCGAGTCCGAAGCCAAAATCGATGACTTTGGAGACTTCCGACCAACCCAAGAGATCCGAGCTCTCATCCCTTCAGTGGATTACAACAAGCCAATCCATGAACTACCATTGATTTTGGTGCAAATCACCAAGTTTAGCTGTGGTGGCATGAGTCTGGGCTTGGGAATATCGCATACCATCGCTGATGGCCTTAGTGCATTACACTTCATCTCGGAGTGGGCTAAAATCGCCCGTGGCGAGCAATCCAACAGCCCACCATTTCTGGATCGATCAGTTTTACTAGCCCCGGAGCATTTGAGTGCACCAGTGTTTGATCATCCAGAGTATAGTACTCAACCCCTCTTGATTGGGAAGCAGGATAACATGGAAGAGCGGAAGAGAGAAACCGCTATACTCAAgttaaaattaagcaaagaTCAAGTTGAGAAACTGAAGGACAAAGCCAATAAGGATCGGAGTGCTTCCAACAACAAGCGCCCCTACACCAGGTATGAGGCTGTTGCTGGACACATCTGGAGGAGTGCGTGCAAGGCACGTCAGCATGAAAGCCAGCAGCCAACAACATTGTCTATCATCGTTGATGCTCGCAATCGCATGGAGCCACCATTGCCACCCAGATATTTCGGAAATGCTACTTTTCGGGTAACTGCTGAAAGCATGTCAGGGGAGCTAGTCTCCAAGCCATTAGGCTATGCTTCAGGTAAAGCACGACAGGCAATAGAGAAGGCAACGCATGAATATTTACAATCATCTCTTGTGTATGTGAAATGTCAGGAGGATGTAACTCAGTTCAGGAATTTCCACACTGTTGGATGCGCGAAAGGAGCTTTCTATGGGAACCCTAATCTTGAGATCACTAGCTGGGCCAGACTGCCCATTTATGGGGCGGACTTCGGGTGGGGCCAGGAAATTTACATGGGTCCAGGAGCAATTGGCTACGATGGGAAGGTTTTCGTATTTCCCGGCCAGGGCCTAGAGGGATCATTCCTTGTTGCACTGAGGCTGCAAGTACGCCACATTGACGCTTTCCAGAAATTCTTCTACGAAGATATTTAG